Proteins from one Setaria italica strain Yugu1 chromosome V, Setaria_italica_v2.0, whole genome shotgun sequence genomic window:
- the LOC101764501 gene encoding uncharacterized protein LOC101764501, translating to MSTTTSTLKMKLLIDTKANRVLFAEVDKDVVDFLFSLLALPVATIVKMLGKGSMFGSFGNLYRSVEKLDDTYVLPGADKEAVLQPKVVPSAARSLLLPAPSSAQAMSFFRCSYPAFTSCYNNVTDARGTKCPSCCSNKMNTALKFVAPVAEGSSTGAGKGLVKGVVTYTVRDDLTVTPMSTISSMTMLNTAAVTDFTALQEKTVRLGYTEGLQIVKASLQSKTVLTDVFLGNKRPRGAA from the exons ATGtcgaccaccaccagcaccctTAAGATGAAGCTCCTTATCGACACCAAGGCAAACCGTGTGCTGTTCGCGGAGGTAGATAAGGACGTCGTGGACTTCCTCTTCTCCCTGCTCGCGCTGCCAGTCGCCACGATCGTCAAGATGCTCGGCAAGGGATCCATGTTCGGAAGCTTTGGCAACCTCTACCGCAGCGTGGAGAAGCTCGATGACACCTACGTCCTGCCCGGTGCCGACAAGGAAGCAGTTCTCCAGCCTAAGGTCGTGCCATCGGCCGCGAGGTCGCTCCTCTTGCCGGCCCCGTCATCTGCGCAGGCAATGAGTTTCTTCAGATGCAGCTACCCCGCCTTTACCAGCTGCTACAACAACGTGACGGACGCGAGGGGTACCAAGTGTCCGAGCTGCTGCAGCAACAAGATGAATACTGCACTCAAGTTTGTAGCTCCAGTAGCTGAAGGCTCCTCCACGGGAGCAGGCAAAGGGCTTGTGAAGGGAGTGGTGACGTACACGGTGAGGGACGACCTCACGGTGACGCCCATGTCCACCATCTCCAGCATGACAATGCTCAACACCGCGGCGGTGACTGACTTCACCGCGCTCCAGGAGAAGACCGTGCGGCTTGGCTACACCGAG GGTCTGCAGATTGTCAAGGCGTCGCTGCAGTCCAAGACCGTGCTCACCGACGTCTTCCTCGGCAACAAGCGTCCCCGCGGTGCTGCTTGA
- the LOC101763682 gene encoding uncharacterized protein LOC101763682 produces the protein MTDVRGTRYPNCANDMTAALHYVSPAWSGRANPSQVLAKSTSSEGSTTQAAAEAATYMVLDDLTVTPHAPMSANSTVALLGTFGVTDLGAVQEMTVRLRYNEGLGILRASLHSRTVLTDVFLGEVRA, from the exons ATGACGGACGTGCGAGGCACGCGCTACCCCAACTGCGCCAACGACATGACGGCGGCGCTCCACTACGTGTCGCCGGCGTGGTCCGGCCGCGCCAATCCCAGCCAGGTTCTAGCCAAGAGCACCTCCAGCGAAGGATCCACGACACaggcggcagcggaggcggcgacCTACATGGTGCTGGACGACCTCACCGTCACGCCGCACGCTCCCATGTCCGCCAACTCCACCGTCGCGCTGCTCGGCACCTTCGGCGTCACGGACCTCGGCGCGGTCCAGGAGATGACCGTGCGGCTCCGCTACAACGAG GGTCTGGGGATCCTCAGAGCGTCGCTGCACTCAAGGACCGTGCTCACTGATGTTTTCCTCGGCGAGGTCCGTGCTTGA